From Plasmodium brasilianum strain Bolivian I chromosome 7, whole genome shotgun sequence, the proteins below share one genomic window:
- a CDS encoding GTPase-activating protein, with translation MDEPNLVNVHYINKNVKAKNEKSGMINIKREQSKTISENKYEGRAGGGSKKEQYGGIKENELNSGRNSDGTKVQKAKTEFFNTNKKMGTDNKEDINASIKKLNKNIYLNVIGSNDYANMYMDGVSKKEKVKGYIKGYTITDDRAYAEGNSRADSLTDSTACVKVGVKAESRMDYCRENNDRQNVLQGEEAKSQRKKEFSSEWFKGKSFKKKELNEMKKKKKKKKSNEDDDDDKYNGGNNRSSGNNRSSGNNRSSGNNRSSGNNRSSGNNRSSGNNRSSGNNRSSGNNRSSGNNRSSGNNRSSGNNDNNGNYDNSDSFSPRGNNNYSTSVDIEEECKFMEDWEVTQRKIYDPTIGLRKHYTNELLSCGEKNNISILEKWSSMINRDINWFIKTHRTTYLRRVKRGIPQKYRWKIWFQITNSKILLNKFQKKYYYMSKKKSNYTNLILIDISRTFPELLIFDKYAQQQLFRILNAYSNYEPSVGYCQGMNFLVGLLLIVSNFNELETFCVLVSLMENYHLKNFYKEKFPLLNRFIYVFEKMLVCEIPDLVEHFNSEEVYPPVYLHQWLLTLFIASLPIKSVIVIWDYLFSTSIKMILIISVALLKILKSYLMKHKFEKILKLLKSLKYNESNDDILIAKLLIKKSESVILNNEITFLFDNIEREDIPFDGQYKFVIDDITTCHFNHVVEQVNGSGGSANNLGSGNNCGSGKNDRSENNNSSINSGKKEEMGNFSKATKERNLVDLDGVPLLNFFSNNVLKKKRNKEDLGKEGGKVDKQEGDEKEEKELRQTHTYQHKGSEETQNGRNYNNVNAFYYKILCNHEKNVKNENTTPTSQNSSNESGNVFFINSSNDMNSSDMANLCEETTTNKVGTGNAHYQDATSRCEKHRNSNNNNNNNNSSNKKLFKNKEFNSLPLKESLSSKDHPRFNRDTSGYDKHMENYNKCYSNSEGERNNAPEHKEDDEVKKNNNDCSIRKGKKKNLALDQIYSKSFNSKKSNYYKDIDACFDNEYNKRNNNTQNSSSLEGIVTNHFKQGLKDDKNKSTKNIKKWPIFDNYISEDSCKFNIITKTTSNDNSLSYHDSYCYPDEGISYHPYKSDSFAEFCLKKEVNDGNVNTNVDRNAFICEKKSANVGINAGTITKRDTNNEYPYCTDGRRRHDKVSKGRSGGYSDGESKDQYVRRKSSYLNAQDEYIFGNYISRGKERKSLTGSLKRHAYYFEKHGSNNDDNNNMYLDDEKHIENLISGRMNKFEREMNEREEKDIYNAKELRNAIEKNKMKKKNKSESTKALLLHEQEDEEDQESILNISQYINQDDQEQKEMNTESNGLGIFNFIHSYAKDNSWFDITSINKYYRFNKSSNDLELDDINYSQKKDCSDNDKLDDHNMF, from the coding sequence ATGGATGAACCGAATTTGGTTAATGTACATTACATTAATAAGAATGTAAAAgcgaaaaatgaaaaaagcgGAATGATTAACATTAAGCGAGAACAAAGTAAAACAATATCAGAAAATAAGTATGAAGGAAGAGCAGGAGGAGGGAGCAAAAAAGAGCAATATGGAGGtataaaggaaaatgaattaaatagtGGACGAAATAGCGACGGAACAAAGGTACAAAAAGCAAAGACTGAGTTTTTCAATACGAATAAGAAAATGGGAACAGATAATAAAGAGGATATAAACGCAAGTATAAAGAAactcaataaaaatatttatttaaatgtaattgGAAGTAATGATTATGCTAACATGTACATGGATGGGGTAAGTAAGAAAGAAAAGGTTAAAGGGTACATAAAAGGGTATACTATAACGGATGATAGAGCTTATGCTGAGGGTAATTCCAGAGCAGACTCCTTAACAGATTCCACAGCTTGTGTTAAAGTAGGAGTCAAAGCAGAAAGCAGAATGGATTATTGTAGAGAAAATAATGATAGACAGAATGTTCTGCAAGGGGAAGAAGCGAAGAGTCAACGGAAGAAGGAATTTTCTTCCGAATGGTTTAAGGGGAAAagttttaagaaaaaagagctaaatgagatgaaaaaaaaaaaaaaaaaaaaaaaaagcaatgaAGATGATGACGATGATAAGTATAATGGTGGTAATAATCGAAGTAGTGGTAATAATCGAAGTAGTGGTAATAATCGAAGCAGTGGTAATAATCGAAGCAGTGGTAATAATCGAAGCAGTGGTAATAATCGAAGCAGTGGTAATAATCGAAGCAGTGGTAATAATCGAAGTAGTGGTAATAATCGAAGCAGTGGTAATAATCGAAGCAGTGGTAATAATCGAAGCAGTggtaataatgataacaatgGAAACTATGATAACAGTGACAGCTTCTCTCCCAGAGGAAACAACAACTACTCAACTAGCGTGGACATAGAAGAGGAGTGCAAATTTATGGAGGACTGGGAAGTTACGCAgaggaaaatatatgatCCCACAATAGGATTACGTAAGCATTATACCAATGAGTTATTATCTTgtggggaaaaaaataatataagtatattagaaaaatggTCATCCATGATTAATAGAGATATAAACTGGTTTATTAAGACACATAGAACAACATATCTAAGAAGAGTAAAAAGGGGTATTCCTCAAAAATATCGATGGAAAATATGGTTTCAGATAACtaatagtaaaattttattaaataaatttcaaaaaaaatattattatatgtcaAAGAAGAAATCgaattatacaaatttaatattaatagataTTTCAAGGACTTTTCCTGAACTGTTAATATTTGATAAATATGCACAACAACAGTTATTCAGAATATTAAATGCATATTCAAATTATGAACCATCAGTTGGATATTGTCAAGGGATGAACTTTTTAGTAGGTCTTCTTTTAATAGTAAGTAATTTTAACGAATTAGAGACTTTCTGTGTCTTAGTTAGTTTAATGGAAAATTatcatttgaaaaatttcTATAAAGAAAAGTTTCCTCTACTAAATcgatttatatatgtatttgagAAAATGTTAGTCTGTGAAATACCTGATTTAGTTGAACATTTTAATAGTGAAGAGGTTTATCCACCAGTATATTTACATCAGTGGTTACTCACCTTATTTATAGCTAGCTTACCTATTAAAAGTGTAATAGTTATATGGGATTATTTGTTTAGTACtagtataaaaatgataCTAATTATTTCAGTTGCTctattgaaaatattgaaaagctatttaatgaaacataaatttgaaaaaattttaaaattgctTAAATCTTTGAAATATAATGAGAGTAATGATGATATTTTAATAGCAAAACTTCTCATCAAGAAGTCTGAATCGGTTATACTAAACAATGAAATTACTTTCCTTTTTGACAACATCGAACGGGAGGATATCCCCTTTGACGGGCAGTACAAATTTGTTATAGATGATATCACTACTTGCCACTTCAACCACGTAGTCGAGCAAGTCAATGGCAGTGGAGGAAGTGCGAACAATTTAGGAAGTGGTAATAACTGTGGAAGTGGAAAAAACGATAGAAGCGAAAACAATAATAGTTCCATTAATAGTGGCAAGAAAGAAGAAATGGGGAATTTCTCTAAAGCTACCAAGGAGCGGAACTTGGTAGACCTGGACGGAGTGCCTTTGCTGAACTTTTTTTCGAATAatgttcttaaaaaaaaaagaaacaaagaaGATTTAGGAAAAGAAGGAGGAAAGGTAGACAAGCAGGAGGGAGATGAGAAGGAGGAGAAGGAGTTAAGACAAACGCACACTTATCAACATAAAGGTTCAGAGGAGACCCAGAATGgaagaaattataataatgtaaatgccttttattataaaattttatgtaatcatgaaaaaaatgtaaagaatGAGAATACAACACCAACTAGCCAAAATAGTAGTAATGAATCTGGTAATgtgtttttcattaattcttCTAACGATATGAACAGTAGTGATATGGCTAATTTGTGTGAAGAGACTACTACGAATAAAGTGGGAACAGGTAATGCACATTACCAGGATGCCACTAGTCGCTGTGAAAAGCATAgaaacagtaataataataataataataataattctagCAATAAAAAGctgtttaaaaataaagagttCAACTCCTTACCTTTAAAGGAATCTCTTTCTTCCAAAGATCATCCTAGGTTTAACAGGGATACCAGTGGTTACGATAAGCACATGGAAAATTACAACAAATGTTATAGTAACAGTGAAGGAGAACGGAATAACGCTCCTGAACATAAGGAGGATGATGAagttaaaaagaataataatgattGTAGTATAAGAAaggggaaaaagaaaaatttggCGCTTGATCAGATTTATTCCAAGTCCTTCAATAGTAAAAAGAGCAATTATTACAAGGATATTGATGCATGTTTTGATAACGAGTATAATAAacgtaataataatacacaGAATAGTAGTAGTTTAGAAGGAATCGTAACCAACCATTTTAAACAAGGATTGAAAGACGACAAGAATAAAAGTACaaagaatataaagaaatggcctatatttgataattatataagtGAAGATTCATgcaaatttaatattataacaaaGACAACAAGTAATGATAACAGTTTGTCATACCACGATAGTTATTGCTACCCAGATGAGGGTATCAGCTACCACCCCTATAAAAGCGACTCCTTTGCAGAGTTCTGCTTGAAGAAGGAAGTTAACGACGGAAATGTAAACACAAATGTGGATAGAAATGCATTTATATGTGAAAAAAAGAGCGCGAACGTAGGTATAAACGCGGGCACAATCACGAAGAGAGATACAAATAATGAGTATCCATATTGCACAGATGGCAGGAGGAGGCATGACAAGGTTTCTAAAGGAAGAAGTGGAGGTTATTCCGATGGGGAAAGCAAAGATCAGTATGTTCGTAGAAAAAGCTCGTATCTGAATGCACAAGATGAGTATATATTTGGTAATTATATTAGTCgaggaaaagaaagaaaaagtcTTACAGGAAGCTTAAAAAGACATgcttattattttgaaaaacatggaagtaataatgatgataataataatatgtatttgGATGATGAAAAacatattgaaaatttaatatcAGGAAGGATGAACAAGTTTGAAAGAGAAATGAATGAAAGGGAAGAAAAGGACATATATAATGCCAAGGAATTAAGGAATGCAAtagaaaagaacaaaatgaagaagaaaaacaaaagtgAATCAACAAAAGCATTACTTTTACATGAACaagaagatgaagaagatCAAGAatcaattttaaatatttcgcAATACATTAATCAGGATGATCAGGAACAAAAAGAGATGAACACAGAAAGCAATGGACTAGGtatatttaactttattCATTCGTATGCAAAGGACAACAGCTGGTTTGATATAACGTCTATTAATAAATACTATCGATTTAACAAAAGTAGCAATGACCTGGAGCTTgatgatataaattatagTCAAAAGAAGGACTGCAGTGATAATGATAAGTTGGACGACCATAACATGTTTTAG
- a CDS encoding prefoldin-like protein: MTDKEENMENEEIEGATQRLLLKIKNERLNEEILKKTINEYKETIEIISKLTKKLNYKVIVPFSKIAFYEGEIKYTNNIYQDIGCNTYCERTAENAEKFLKRKLYFYEQKYKVVSDLINKLTKEVQLSVELQSESRTDLNSDLNENVFVRPDGFFEIREKYYPSDDEEGVKEGQEEEMKDGQEEEMKDGQEEGMKDGQEEGMKDGQEEGMEEGQEEGMEEGQEEGMKEEQDNMVRKGRKEGSKEGDEIHSNKNVKDGMNVKNTKHSSINETNKREYVQNNQGSYSRGRKLTERTISRKEQNNLGNIIDTAELKTNSSNWKSEPLENIEQKKIPHNAKAKMLNVNEQGLLNIKENYNSSSSDCEY; the protein is encoded by the coding sequence ATGACTGACAAGGAAGAAAACAtggaaaatgaagaaatagaAGGAGCGACTCAAAGGCTTTtgttaaagataaaaaatgaaagattaaacgaagaaatattaaagaaaactATCAATGAATACAAGGAAACAATAGAGATAATATCAAAGTTAACaaagaaattaaattataaagtGATTGTACCTTTTTCTAAAATAGCTTTTTATGAAggtgaaataaaatatactaataatatttatcaaGATATAGGGTGTAATACATATTGTGAAAGAACAGCAGAGAATGCTGAgaagtttttaaaaagaaaattatatttttatgagcAGAAATACAAAGTAGTCTCCGacttaataaataaactaaCAAAAGAAGTTCAACTTTCTGTAGAACTCCAAAGTGAGTCAAGGACAGACTTAAATAGcgatttaaatgaaaatgttttcGTACGACCTGACGGGTTTTTTGAGATAAGGGAAAAGTATTACCCAAGTGATGACGAAGAGGGAGTAAAGGAGGGTCAAGAAGAAGAAATGAAGGATGGTCAAGAAGAAGAAATGAAGGATGGTCAAGAAGAAGGAATGAAGGATGGTCAAGAAGAAGGAATGAAGGATGGTCAAGAAGAAGGAATGGAGGAGGGTCAAGAAGAAGGAATGGAGGAGGGTCAAGAAGAAGGAATGAAGGAAGAACAAGATAACATGGTGAGGAAAGGCCGAAAAGAAGGATCCAAGGAAGGGGACGAAATTCACAGCAACAAAAATGTTAAAGATGGTATGAACGTGAAGAATACAAAACATAGCAGCATTAATGAAACGAATAAAAGGGAGTATGTTCAAAATAATCAAGGAAGTTACAGTAGGGGTAGAAAACTTACAGAACGTACAATCTCaagaaaagaacaaaataatttggGAAATATTATTGATACTGCGGAACTTAAAACAAACTCTTCAAATTGGAAAAGTGAACCATTAGAAAATattgaacaaaaaaagatacCGCATAATGCGAAAGCAAAAATGTTGAATGTTAACGAGCAGGGATTGCtaaacataaaagaaaattacaaCAGTAGTAGCAGCGACTGCgaatattaa
- a CDS encoding ATP-dependent protease ATPase subunit ClpY has product MGERYTYKGNTCAINTCERSTGYNNTYDNIICKTSTCGSNSMLMRIGSDDNYNEGIYRTKKATNHVSKFFNMNDHVKKFEVFEKREYTLSTYSRKEGLEDKNDEEHKGNYEKVVNKGNDKEARNKENLCNLDANDEKDDYYETVLPKNCGVSIGTGGSSDTLKNGPKNDTINDAVSGAISGAVSGAVNDTINGAMNNVQNEEVGKPIVDEPKYCEGITSSQEGPHDLNNEEESCSKVKITKENIININDIKEEDIRVSKVLLEEEEGNQLNSEDCLNQKMVSKKYRGGELKDVDDVSGKRSSDVSDGKSSSDRNGGRYDEGEKINFQTNFSKTNKKCLYPHEIVAYLNKYIVGQTEAKKVVANALRQRWRRIQVNDDMKKDIIPKNILMIGPTGVGKTEIARRISMFVDAPFIKVEATKFTEVGFHGKDVDQIIKDLVEIAVKRQKTKYEIEIREQAEEAVENIILYSLLGNIREEEKNIWRKYLKDGSLDDKVISIDIPNYINNNMFSNDSVENAVKEALSNHQNIKSVKIIHQNINKQNDKKTMTIREAKQKLLQLEIDSSMNQDIILRNAINSVEEEGIVFIDEIDKICSKSNSSYNGPDASAEGVQRDLLPLIEGCVINTKYGNINTNYILFIASGAFQRVKPNDMLNELQGRLPVHVNLSSLTIKDFIEILTKTHNNLLQQNIALLKTEGINLQFTDDAIETIANAAHDMNFYVENIGVRRLHTIIEKIMEEINYDVYNYVNQTIVIDKEKVKKSLEGFIKQFDLKKYII; this is encoded by the coding sequence ATGGGTGAGAGATATACCTATAAGGGTAATACGTGTGCAATTAATACATGTGAACGTAGTACCggttataataatacatatgatAATATCATTTGTAAAACCAGCACTTGTGGGTCGAATTCTATGTTAATGCGAATAGGCAGTGATGATAATTACAACGAAGGAATATACAGGACAAAGAAGGCGACCAATCATGTTAGCaagttttttaatatgaatgatcatgtaaaaaaatttgaggtgtttgaaaaaagagaatatacTTTAAGTACGTATAGTAGGAAGGAAGGATTGGAAGATAAGAACGATGAGGAACACAAAGGGAATTACGAAAAAGTGGTTAACAAAGGGAACGACAAAGAAGCCCGTAACAAAGagaatttatgtaatttagATGCCAATGACGAAAAAGATGATTATTATGAGACTGTACTTCCGAAAAATTGCGGTGTTTCCATTGGAACGGGTGGTAGCAGTGATACGTTGAAAAACGGGCCAAAAAATGATACAATAAACGATGCAGTAAGCGGTGCAATAAGCGGTGCAGTAAGCGGTGCAGTAAACGATACAATAAACGGTGCAATGAATAATGTGCAAAATGAGGAGGTAGGAAAGCCCATTGTGGATGAGCCAAAGTACTGCGAGGGAATTACCTCTTCCCAGGAAGGTCCGCACGATTTGAACAATGAGGAGGAGAGTTGCTCAAAGGTTAAGATAACgaaggaaaatattataaatatcaaTGATATAAAAGAGGAGGATATACGAGTGAGCAAAGTGCTGCTTGAAGAAGAAGAGGGTAATCAGTTAAATAGTGAAGACTGTTTGAATCAGAAAATGGTAAGTAAGAAGTATAGGGGAGGGGAGTTGAAAGACGTGGACGATGTTTCCGGTAAAAGGAGTAGTGACGTTAGTGATGGAAAAAGTAGTAGTGATAGAAACGGAGGTAGGTACGATGAAGGGGAAAAGATAAACTTCCAGACAAACTTTTCGAAGACGAACAAGAAATGCCTTTACCCACACGAAATCGTGGCGTACTTAAACAAGTATATAGTAGGTCAAACAGAAGCTAAAAAAGTAGTGGCTAACGCTTTGAGGCAAAGATGGAGAAGAATTCAAGTAAATGatgatatgaaaaaagatataataccgaaaaatatattaatgatagGTCCTACAGGTGTTGGTAAGACTGAAATAGCAAGAAGAATTTCAATGTTTGTTGATGCACCTTTTATTAAAGTAGAGGCTACAAAATTTACTGAAGTAGGTTTTCATGGGAAAGATGTAgatcaaataataaaagatttaGTAGAAATAGCTGTAAAAAGACAAAAGACAAAGTACGAAATAGAAATAAGAGAACAAGCTGAGGAAGCtgttgaaaatattattttatattcactACTAGGTAATATAAgagaagaggaaaaaaatatatggaggaaatatttaaaagatgGATCATTAGATGATAAGGTCATCAGTATTGATATTCCTaactatataaataataatatgttttcTAACGATTCTGTAGAAAATGCTGTTAAGGAAGCTTTAAGTAATcatcaaaatataaagagtgttaaaataatacatcagaatattaataaacaGAATGATAAGAAAACCATGACTATTAGAGAAGCGAAACAAAAATTACTACAACTAGAAATAGATTCATCAATGAATCAGgatattattttaagaaatgcTATTAATTCAGTTGAAGAAGAAGGAATTGTATTTATCGATGAAATTGATAAAATTTGTTCTAAATCAAATTCATCATACAATGGTCCAGATGCAAGTGCTGAAGGAGTACAACGAGATTTGTTACCATTAATTGAAGGATGTGTTATAAATACAAAGtatggaaatataaatacaaactATATTCTCTTTATTGCATCAGGAGCATTTCAAAGAGTTAAACCAAATGATATGCTTAATGAATTACAAGGTAGATTACCTGTACATGTAAATTTATCAAGTTTAACCATCAAAgattttatagaaatattaacaaaaacacataataatttattacagCAGAATATTGCTCTTTTGAAAACAGAAGGTATTAATTTGCAATTTACCGATGATGCTATTGAAACTATTGCAAATGCAGCACATGATATGAACTTTTATGTTGAAAATATAGGAGTACGTAGGCTGCACACcattattgaaaaaattatggaagAGATCAACTATGATGTGTACAACTATGTTAACCAGACTATAGTTATTGATAAGGAGAAGGTCAAAAAGTCTCTGGAGGGCTTCATCAAGCAGTTCGACTTGAAAAAGTACATCATATGA
- a CDS encoding translation initiation factor SUI1, with product MFKNNITLGNKNFLGNKDRKKLAINIKNTFNIEKDEIVDEILDKEDTSVCKVQKSKIIVYISKNIPVLFCENNVIFPTVYTLWKFPQIIPCFVIYPPASEFLLRGADLMIPGICKDVDDLEKLKVGNVWGVRVFNNPHIFAVGQCCIDYNNNKKFYNLKGKCLKLAHIYNDKLWNIGPQSIPHSSFKNKIIDSIEELVDNLDDFKIYNENKGGKKNTSRSSDEAEGVEEGEGIEVEEDVEEQKTKKKKKKVDFGFFSDEDDEEVGNDLSLTYNDKNNINGKKENETKLKSMPNEKHLVNFYKHFNTIMKKRNQIKNGSSELKCSNASTSTIDDSSAWNKSKINEGVSKNKDTTDRLSDDYQSKKKECNVDLDAMEKVLGLNDSDNANKENSVKRNGNNSHLPVQQKKDNTKNSLTTMDINEFDQVYDNEQEMFSEMESSRKPSGSLAYEQRDDMDTVIINEEQRVENVRKKKEAERGDIIDEKNILNGSSNTKEEEVKHMGDNISNKNGTTIFELNNEQQDVLLLYSLLEALHSISDESLPLEVSGIYSRMTREIMYILRNDTVLGELQKCNVPNEIINKIRKKEINLEVDVKKSSHKKLIKFIQYCSKTKLIKIKENRNVVSIVEICKRNPLYASYKCMSLSDKKKYASEGQSKSENQDPNDSQVQGQNSKTDTNTPVNNKCAQILEYYMPSSKTLNIFKCVDSKTEKNSYFNISQLRDVFKSYIKLQNLQKDDDMSFIKINEQLQSFLCVENISNNILPYDVIMNQFISAQQPCYAVIKPYTNFDADSVNIIKGVCPSIHIYAVARMKGKKYVTHITNLYLFHLDLTKFSDQVQKQLACSCSTVISPSTKKEEILVQGNVVNQIYNILISNYSFPKKYIVLNAK from the exons atgttcaaaaataatataacgcTCGGAAACAAAAACTTCCTTGGTAACAAAGATAGGAAAAA gctagctataaatataaagaacaCATTTAACATtgaaaaagatgaaataGTAGATGAAATTTTGGACAAAGAGGACACAAGTGTCTGCAAAGTACAGAAGagtaaaataattgtatatatatccaaAAACATTCCAGTATTATTTTGTGAgaataatgttatatttcCAACTGTTTATACACTCTGGAAATTTCCACAAATAATACCTTGCTTTGTCATATATCCACCAGCATCcgaatttttattaagagGAGCTGATTTAATGATACCTGGTATATGCAAAGATGTTGATGATTTAGAAAAACTTAAAGTTGGGAATGTATGGGGCGTAAGAGTTTTTAACAATCCGCATATTTTTGCTGTTGGACAATGTTGTATtgattataacaataataaaaaattttataatttaaaaggaaaatgctTAAAActagcacatatatataatgacaAATTGTGGAATATAGGTCCACAAAGTATACCTCATAgcagttttaaaaataaaataattgacTCCATTGAAGAGTTGGTAGACAACCTGGAcgattttaaaatatataatgaaaataaaggagggaaaaaaaatacttccCGTAGTAGTGATGAAGCGGAAGGAGTAGAAGAAGGGGAAGGGATAGAAGTAGAGGAGGATGTAGAAGagcaaaaaacaaaaaaaaaaaaaaaaaaagtcgaTTTTGGCTTTTTCAGTGACGAGGATGATGAAGAGGTAGGGAATGATCTTTCTCTCacatataatgataaaaataatataaatggaaaaaaagaaaacgaaacaaaattaaaaagtatgcCAAATGAAAAGCAtttagtaaatttttataaacatttcaatacaataatgaagaaaaggaatcaaataaaaaatggatcATCTGAGTTAAAATGTAGCAACGCTAGTACTAGTACCATTGATGATAGTAGTGCATGGAATAAGAGCAAAATAAACGAAGGagtatcaaaaaataaagacaCAACTGATCGCCTATCGGATGATTATCAGAGTAAGAAAAAAGAGTGCAATGTCGATTTGGATGCTATGGAAAAAGTTTTAGGTTTGAATGATTCTGATAATGCGAACAAAGAAAACTCGGTTAAACGAAATGGAAACAATAGTCACCTACCAGTTCAGCAGAAAAAGGATAACACAAAAAATAGTTTGACAACCATGGACATTAATGAGTTCGACCAAGTGTATGATAATGAGCAGGAGATGTTTTCAGAAATGGAAAGCTCGAGAAAACCAAGTGGTAGTTTGGCATACGAGCAACGCGACGATATGGACACAGTTATTATAAATGAAGAACAAAGAGTGGAAAATgttcgaaaaaaaaaggaagctGAAAGGGGCGATATAATTGATGAAAAGAATATACTTAACGGATCAAGTAATACAAAGGAGGAGGAAGTAAAACACATGGGTGATAatataagtaataaaaatggaacaaCAATTTTTGAACTGAACAATGAACAACAAGATGTGCTTCTATTATATTCTCTTTTGGAAGCTTTACATTCAATTAGCGATGAAAGCTTGCCCCTCGAAGTTTCTGGTATATACAGCAGGATGACTAGAGAAATCATGTACATTCTCAGAAACGATACTGTGCTAGGGGAGTTACAAAAATGCAATGTAcctaatgaaataataaataaaataagaaaaaaagaaataaactTAGAAGTAGATGTAAAGAAATCAAGTCATAAAAAgctaattaaatttattcagTATTGCTCTAAAACtaaattgataaaaattaaagaaaatagaaaTGTTGTATCGATAGTAGAAATATGTAAAAGAAATCCATTATATGCATCGTACAAATGTATGTCGTTgagtgataaaaaaaaatatgcaagtGAGGGGCAAAGTAAGAGTGAAAATCAGGATCCAAATGATAGTCAAGTTCAGGGGCAGAATAGCAAAACGGATACAAATACACCAGTTAATAACAAATGCGCGCAAATACTAGAATACTATATGCCCTCGTCCAAAACGTTGAACATATTCAAATGTGTAGATAGTAAGACAGAAAAGAactcatattttaatattagtCAATTAAGAGATGTAtttaaatcatatataaaattacaaaatttacAGAAGGATGATGATAtgtcttttataaaaataaatgaacagttacaatcttttttatgtgtcgaaaatatttcaaataatatattaccaTATGATGTTATTATGAACCAATTCATTTCTGCTCAACAGCCATGTTATGCTGTAATTAAACCATATACTAATTTTGATGCTGATTctgttaatataataaaaggagTTTGTCCCTCCATTCACATTTATGCAGTTGCAAGAATgaaaggtaaaaaatatgtaaccCATATAAccaatttatatttattccatTTAGATCTTACTAAATTTTCTGATCAAGTACAGAAACAGTTAGCCTGTTCATGCTCTACAGTTATCTCCCCctcaacaaaaaaagaagaaattctAGTTCAAGGGAACGTAGTCAATCAGATATACAACATTTTGATTAGCAACTACAGTTTTCCCAAGAAGTACATAGTGCTTAACGCAAAATAG
- a CDS encoding ATP-dependent protease ATPase subunit ClpY codes for MKNLDAHKYIKLVNFLNKKKKYSYFNLKYVKNEETNDRFCIPININKGKILIDAINCAHKNALTKIITDIKEFKKESEECKRYDVNNLPSNQRRGPKNSVQGKKKKKMNY; via the coding sequence atgaaaaatctTGATGCCCATAAGTATATTAAgcttgttaattttttaaataaaaagaaaaaatactcatattttaatttaaaatatgtaaaaaatgaagaaacaaATGATAGATTTTGTATTcctattaatataaataaaggaaaGATACTAATTGATGCGATAAATTGTGCACACAAAAATGCTTTGACAAAGATTATTACAGATATAAAGGAATTCAAAAAAGAATCAGAAGAATGTAAAAGATATGATGTTAATAATTTACCATCCAATCAAAGAAGAGGTCCAAAAAATTCCGTtcagggaaaaaaaaaaaaaaagatgaattattga